Proteins from one Besnoitia besnoiti strain Bb-Ger1 chromosome XIII, whole genome shotgun sequence genomic window:
- a CDS encoding hypothetical protein (encoded by transcript BESB_031210), whose translation MSGDSGMDSVKRSQVPRPGRCRGGPPAVCCAADEPRDAPANASSPAALDLKRRRFFGSGRDAPPTDGTRTLSPHVGALCFRSSGVASAGELSRRRSSVLDLPLTQRSPCVAEPGSEGRAARGRLSPPQATAAGAGASGASPRSDFQRGGGHCGQPLLRRLLSTVLAVSLCFQRFLVSSVPQAPAVPAAPASRPQRVLATHQASPFSFLGAAAWSLSSDSCNDVFLDLADGLNRKNQTITVRLRRGRTLNIASFDRSRYDMMPLNFKQEAYQVRSKRPMICVTSELIRLSGYFVFSAPLTDFWTIQTPPGATFPTYTFSWPTGGQQVTRSGGLCVLISDSKNPGTLLTIIIRPSAGPTAAKPACALLVAAVLLSVGKVLW comes from the coding sequence ATGAGCGGTGACAGCGGCATGGATTCAGTGAAGCGGTCGCAGGTGCCGCGGCCTGGGCGTTGCCGCGGGGGCCCGCCTGCTGTTTGCTGTGCGGCTGACGAGCCCAGAGACGCTCCCGCCAACGCCTCCAGTCCAGCGGCTCTTGACCTCAAACGAAGGCGGTTTTTTGGTTCTGGACGCGACGCCCCCCCCACGGACGGGACGCGGACTCTGTCTCCGCACGTCGGTGCACTCTGTTTCCGCTCCTCTGGCGTGGCCTCCGCTGGCGAACTgagtcgtcgtcgctcaTCCGTGCTCGACTTGCCGCTGACGCAGCGCTCGCCCTGCGTCGCAGAGCCCGGCTCCgaggggcgcgccgcgcggggtcgcctgtctccgccgcaagccacggccgctggcgcgggcgcctcagGGGCTTCTCCTCGGTCGGACTTTCAGCGCGGGGGCGGGCACTGTGGGCAGCCgttgctgcggcgtcttctttccACGGTGCTTGCAGTCTCTCTGTGCTTTCAACGCTTCTTGGTGTCCTCTgttccgcaggcgccggccgtccccgccgcgcctgcgtctcggcCGCAGAGAGTGCTCGCGACCCACCaggcctcgcccttctcgttTCTGGGTGCCGCGGCGTGGAGTCTCAGCAGCGACTCCTGCAACGACGTGTTTCTCGACCTAGCTGACGGGCTGAACAGAAAGAATCAGACCATCACCGTGCGACTTCGGCGAGGCCGGACGCTGAACATCGCTTCGTTTGACCGGTCTCGCTACGACATGATGCCTTTGAATTTCAAGCAGGAAGCCTACCAAGTTCGGTCCAAGCGGCCCATGATCTGCGTGACTTCCGAGCTCATCCGCCTGTCGGGATatttcgtcttctccgcgccgctcacAGATTTCTGGACGATTCagacgccgccaggcgcgacCTTCCCCACGTACACCTTCTCCTGGCCGACGGGGGGACAGCAAGTCACTcgcagcggaggcctctgcgtgctGATTTCCGACAGCAAGAATCCAGGCACGCTTCTCACCATCATTATTCGACCCTCTGCGGGGCCGACGGCCGCGAAGCCTGCATGTGCACTTCTCGTGGCTGCGGTGCTTCTTTCCGTTGGCAAGGTCCTCTGgtga
- a CDS encoding V-type ATPase, D subunit protein (encoded by transcript BESB_031220): MPQDVRPAPNRMNLAVMKQKRKGAHQGYQLLKKKSDALTARFRGMLKQIVQLKQAVGADMSTAAFSLAKATWAAGDFKSQLLERVRRPATFLNVAADNVAGVTLPIFHIATDPSVDILKNVGVASGGQVIMAAREQFLRVFSELVKLASLQTAFFTLDEEIKMTNRRVNALNNVVLPRIDGGINYIMRELDEMEREEFFRLKKIQEKKRKRKEEDDKLLNQGASGGAPNGSSPESLLNEEDDDLLF; encoded by the exons ATGCCGCAGGACGTCCGCCCGGCACCGAATCGCAT GAACCTTGCGGTTATGAAGCAGAAGCGAAAAGGTGCTCACCAGGGATACCAActgctgaagaagaaaagcgaTGCGCTGACGGCCAGATTCCGAGGCATGCTCAAGCAGATCGTCCAG CTGAAGCAAGCAGTCGGCGCCGACATGAGCACCGCGGCGTTCTCGCTCGCGAAGGCCACCTGGGCTGCTGGAGACTTCAAGTCGCAGCTTCTCGAGCGCGTGCGGCGACCCGCGACTTTCCTCAACGTCGCCGCGGACAACGTGGCTGGCGTCACGCTCCCCATCTTTCACATCGCCACAGATCCCTCCGTCGACA TCCTGAAGaacgtcggcgtcgcctcaggAGGGCAAGTCATCATGGCCGCTCGGGAGCAGTTCCTCAGGGTGTTCAGCGAGCTCGTCAAGCTTGCGTCACTTCAG ACTGCGTTCTTCACGCTTGACGAGGAGATCAAGATGACGAACCGCCGTGTCAACGCGCTGAACAAC GTCGTTCTCCCGCGTATTGACGGCGGGATCAACTATATCATGAGGGAGCTGGACGAGATGGAGCGCGAAGAATTCTTCAG GCTCAAGAAAATCCAGGAGAAGAAACGGAAAAGAAAGGAAGAGGACGACAAGCTCCTCAACCAGG GCGCTTCTGGAGGGGCTCCGAACGGCAGCTCGCCAGAGTCGCTTTTGAACGAGGAGGATGACGATTTGCTTTTCTAG